Part of the Sciurus carolinensis chromosome 7, mSciCar1.2, whole genome shotgun sequence genome, ttctaagTGTTCAGGAATAATAATGCAAGTCGGTAAAGAACTATTTACAAgtctacttgttttatttttaagtagtcaCAATACTTTCACTTTTATTGCATGTTTCCTATATCCTCATATATTTATTGGATTTATATAACACCTATCTTCCAAGAAACTCAGAATACCTTGAGGGGTTATAGACTTTGTATATTATGACTGCGCAAATATCAACTAGTTGTCAAACAACAATTTTTTACCTTAAGAATTTTCTATTGCCATCTTTTGGAGAATAGCAAGGAGTGGTGTGATAGAAAACAAAGCCGTGGCAAATTGGGAAATCTGTACAAAGAAGTAGGtaaaagaggaaagaagtcaTAACTTCAAAAATGCCATCCACCTAACAGACAGAAACTCATCTTCACTTGATCAGAATCATCATTGCTTCAGGGAGGTGATGAGAAAAGTAGACTTATCAATCTACTGCTTTCTTCAAttgtagataatttttaaattgtattcaaTTTTTAACAGAGTACCTTGTGATAAAGAAACAATTCTTCTGAATAGAGGCTCTATCAATATATAATTTGCTTTCTACAGTATCAGCGGACATACCAACTAAAGTTAATCAGCAGCTTATTCTTAAGATAGTGTGCTGTTATTTATTAGATGCATTCACTATTTTTGGTAGGCTAGAGTATCTTCATTGTTCTTAGGAAATAATGGCAGTCAGCCAGTTTGTGAATCCCTGGTGAAAACTTGAAATCTGTAATggaattatggaaaataaaaattgcatatttaGCATTTTCTCAGGTAATTATAGGATCTGAAATATAACCCATAAATAATGAATActataaaatttcacaaaatgagTCTTGTGGAACTTAAAGTAGTAAAATGTTGTGACTACACTGTATAATAATCTAAACAAGGAATAGATTCACACAGAATAGAGAGCCCTATTTCAGAAACTTCTGAATTTACTTAAATAAAGAATTAGCAAAGATTTCTAAAAACTAAAGTACTAATTCtattgtatttataaaaatatgaaaatttaaagtttatttcaaatataaaacacTGTAGAGCATAACAAATTTAAAGGTAATGTAGGCAGGTCTTAAGACTTATTGATGTATATTTACCCAATACTTTAAGTTAGGGAATAAAGGCTAAATATAAATCACTTAATGGCTTGGAGActgattaataaaatttattttcagattaaatggctgatgataaactaaaaaaaaatctattatcaATGCTATCAATTGATTAATAGTTGCTTTATTTATAACTAAGTATGATTTATTccttatgaaaatatatatgcctATATAGAGCttagctaaaataaaaatatcttcaaattgtTAAATCCTGAACAGGCCATAAAAATCTCTGATTGAGACACTTATTCACATAAACACAGACATTTATCTCTGGTTATTTCCTTAAGCTTAAATTCAATtatggcaatttaaaaaaatgtattagctGGGTATctgatttgtatttcatttaaatgcttttaaaaaatattctcaagaaAAATCTAAGTTGCAATTTACTTTATAatctcaggaatttttttttaaatttacacttttatattttttacttcagaatattctatatatttaagaTCCTGCTTCTTTATACATTTGCATTATATTTGTTTTACACTCTAAAATTCATAGAACAAGTTCATTCAGAgttttattaagtaaataatattGTTCTGCCCTAACAACTTCATTAGTCCAGAAAAAGTTCCAAACTATGAACTGTTTATCATACAGAATTCTTTACTCTTACCAATTTCATAATGCTCTTACAAAATTGTTTCATGAATAGCATTAACTTTGGGACCATGAGAAATCTAGTCacataaatattcaaattctCTATTTAAATCCTAAAAGAATCCACCACTTCAAAACTATCTCCCAAATCTATTTATGTAAGACCTTGTTCAGCTTGCTAACCAATAATTTAATTATCATTGGAACCAAGACATTCAGTATTATTGCCCTTCATCCTTTTTTCAAATACCAAACTTGAACACAGTGTAATTCTTTTAAGaatctttattgaatttttttcaacaatTCAGTCTGTTTGATCTTGATgcagtttataaaaagaaaaaattcagtacAGTTTCATATAAACTGCAATCAGAAAAAGTACTTTACTTTGTGAAAGTTATCTGAAGTTGCAAGTTATATTTTGTAATATGCAGAACAGTAAAATATAAGCATGCTCTTGGATGCAGGTGCTCCTGTGCACTACGGAGTTATTTTTAAGAGCTTGCTAAGGTCTGCAGGCAGTTCATGGGATGCATGAGGATAAAACTGATATTTATGAATAaagtatttttctcaaaaaaaaaaaaaaaaagttgaggcaGCTTCTGTTGAATGCTATCTGTGTAGGTACACTTGCTACACCTTGAACTGTACTAAGAGAAACAGCAAGGAGTCCATGTTCATGCTGAAACTTGGAAAATCACTCCACATGTGTTGAGCagttccaagaaaagaaaaagggcaaaACACTATGCACAGTTGTTCAACGTCTTACATTCTTACATTAATAGAACACACCAAGAGACTTTATATAACAAGGAAGCGGAAACCCCTTCACTGCTTTCAGTCAAAGTCAGTGGTGTCTACAGTGGAGGGTGGAAGTAGAGCAAGCCTAATACTTGGATAAAGCTTAAGTCTACACCTCATGCAGAGTTGTCCTTTTTTGTCCCCCCTGTCCTCTAATGTTTCTCAGACATCCGAATTAGAACTGAGGTTTGTTAACCTGGGGTCCGCATTGATTTCATATCTGTAATGATACCCTTCCATGTGATCCCTGCAGGCATCTCTGATGTTATGCATCCACTTTTTTATCCCCTTACGGTTCAAATATAAAACAAGGAGGAAAATAGCGCCTATCAGAGCTAAAACAATACCAAGGAAGACATAAGAAGTCTGCAGGGATGGTGGGAGGATAGGGTCACAGTCCAGGTCAGAGCTGCTGAGTTCCAAGAGGACCCGATTCCTCATTTTTTCCGGGAATGCACAGGTGAGCCTGGCTTTGCCCTGCACTATCTCGGTCTCCTTGAGCCAGTCCACCATGTCCGCCATGTGGCAGTCGCAGACCCAGGGATTGTTGTCCAGGAATAACCTGACGTGGGCCAGGCCTTGCAACTCCGTCAGGGTGCCATTATGAAGGACCTTGAGAGCATTGTCCTCCAGGTGGAGGCTTTCTAGGTGTGTCAGGTTGCGGAAGGACACGTAGGTCAGGCTCACCAGCGAGTTGTTCCGCAGGTCCAGGTGCCTGAGGCCGGGCAGTTGGGCGAGCACGTCCCGTGGCAGGTAAAGGAAATGATTGCTGCCCAGCTCCAGGCAACGCAGCCCGCGTAGCGCGTGGCCAGTTCGCAGGGCCGCGGCCACCATGCCCTCGAAGCTTCGGTTCTGCTTCAGTAGCTGGTCTGCAGGGGGCACGATGTGGTTCAGGATCAGTTCCACCAGGGGGCTGGGAACAGAAGCATTGGTGTTGCCCGAAAAGGCGAAGGGGCTGATATAGGCGAGTGGGTTGTGGCTGAGGTCGAGCTGGCGTAGGCTGGGCAGATGCTCGAAGGCGCCAGCGTGCACTTCCACCAGGCGGCTGCCGCTGAGGTTGAGCGCGGCCAGCTCGGCCAGTGGTGGCCGGCGGGCAAAGGCGCCGGAGGGGAGCACGGCCAGCTGATTACCCGTGAGGAAGAGGTTGCGCACGTAGAGTGGCAGGTCCGCAGGCACCTCGGTCAGGTTGCGGTTCACGCACTTGACGGTGCGCGCCGCCTCAGAGCACTCGCACAGCGGCGGGCATTGGCCCGACAGCGGGGGCTGAGCAGACACCGCTGAGCCCAGGGACGACACTGAAGAGGTGGAGGAGGACGCGGAGGACGTGGGAGAGGACGAGGAGACCCAGCCCAAGAGGACCAGCGCCAGCCGCGCCAGCCGCGCCAACCGCAGCCGCCCGTCCCCGGCGGCGGGGCCCCGGGAGCACCCCCCAGGCATCGCGGCTCGCGTCTTCCCGGAGCTGGGCTGGGCCGGCGCCCGCTCCGAAGGCTCGGGAGGTTGGGCCCGGAGGGTGCTGGCCGGCCGGAAGCGCCTGGAGAAAACTTTCCTCTGGTGGGAGCGGAGGAGGACCACCGCAGCCGGAACTTGGCTAACCCCCTAGCCACCGGGCGTCCCCCTCCCGGGGCCGACTCCCCCGCCCTTCCCTCCACAAAGTACGCACGGCGGGTAGGGACGCTGGTCTCCGCGCTCCTCCTCCCGCTCC contains:
- the Tpbg gene encoding trophoblast glycoprotein, whose amino-acid sequence is MPGGCSRGPAAGDGRLRLARLARLALVLLGWVSSSSPTSSASSSTSSVSSLGSAVSAQPPLSGQCPPLCECSEAARTVKCVNRNLTEVPADLPLYVRNLFLTGNQLAVLPSGAFARRPPLAELAALNLSGSRLVEVHAGAFEHLPSLRQLDLSHNPLAYISPFAFSGNTNASVPSPLVELILNHIVPPADQLLKQNRSFEGMVAAALRTGHALRGLRCLELGSNHFLYLPRDVLAQLPGLRHLDLRNNSLVSLTYVSFRNLTHLESLHLEDNALKVLHNGTLTELQGLAHVRLFLDNNPWVCDCHMADMVDWLKETEIVQGKARLTCAFPEKMRNRVLLELSSSDLDCDPILPPSLQTSYVFLGIVLALIGAIFLLVLYLNRKGIKKWMHNIRDACRDHMEGYHYRYEINADPRLTNLSSNSDV